One region of Streptococcus parasanguinis genomic DNA includes:
- a CDS encoding TetR/AcrR family transcriptional regulator, with translation MTESNKRLKTKRNIEEAMVRLLEKESFDQITTVELAQESGISRSSFYTHYRDKYDMIERYQQALFHKLEYIFDKHQDDKRQAITEVFEFLTKEPLFAVLLTENGTKEIQTFLRHKLQILLVDSLQERYSHKSLTDIERVYSSVYLTNAFFGVCQMWVSRGKKESPQQMAEFLMKMLR, from the coding sequence ATGACTGAGAGCAATAAACGATTAAAAACAAAACGAAATATCGAGGAGGCGATGGTTCGACTACTCGAAAAGGAATCATTCGACCAAATCACAACGGTTGAGTTAGCACAAGAATCTGGCATTAGTCGCTCTAGCTTTTATACCCACTATCGAGACAAGTACGATATGATCGAGCGCTACCAACAAGCACTCTTTCACAAGCTTGAATATATCTTTGATAAACACCAAGATGACAAGCGCCAAGCGATTACAGAAGTGTTCGAATTTCTAACCAAGGAGCCACTCTTTGCGGTTCTTCTGACAGAGAATGGAACCAAGGAGATCCAAACCTTCTTACGACATAAATTACAGATTCTTCTGGTTGATAGTTTGCAAGAGCGCTATAGTCATAAATCATTAACAGATATTGAAAGAGTCTACAGTTCTGTCTATCTGACCAATGCTTTCTTCGGAGTCTGTCAGATGTGGGTTTCGCGCGGAAAAAAAGAAAGCCCTCAACAAATGGCTGAATTTTTAATGAAAATGTTACGGTAA
- the rpsD gene encoding 30S ribosomal protein S4: MSRYTGPSWKQSRRLGLSLTGTGKELARRNYVPGQHGPNNRSKLSEYGLQLAEKQKLRFSYGLGEKQFRNLFVQATKVKEGTVGFNFMLLLERRLDNVVYRLGLATTRRQARQFVNHGHILVDGKRVDIPSYRVTPGQVISVREKSAKVPAILEAVEATVGRPAFVSFDADKLEGSLTRLPERDEINPEINEALVVEFYNKML, translated from the coding sequence ATGTCACGTTATACAGGACCATCTTGGAAACAATCTCGCCGTCTTGGCTTGTCACTTACAGGTACAGGTAAAGAATTGGCACGTCGTAACTACGTACCAGGTCAACACGGACCAAACAACCGTTCAAAATTGTCAGAATACGGTTTGCAATTAGCTGAAAAACAAAAACTTCGTTTCTCTTACGGACTTGGTGAAAAACAATTCCGTAACTTGTTCGTACAAGCTACTAAAGTTAAAGAAGGAACTGTCGGTTTCAACTTCATGCTTCTTTTGGAACGTCGTTTGGATAATGTTGTTTACCGTCTTGGACTTGCGACTACTCGTCGTCAAGCTCGTCAATTCGTTAACCACGGTCACATCCTTGTTGACGGAAAACGTGTTGATATCCCTTCATACCGTGTAACTCCAGGTCAAGTGATCTCAGTTCGCGAAAAATCAGCTAAAGTTCCAGCTATCCTTGAAGCTGTTGAAGCTACAGTTGGACGTCCAGCATTTGTATCATTCGATGCTGACAAACTTGAAGGTTCATTGACTCGCCTTCCAGAACGCGATGAAATCAACCCAGAAATCAACGAAGCACTTGTCGTTGAATTCTACAACAAAATGCTTTAA
- a CDS encoding ABC transporter ATP-binding protein, whose protein sequence is MTDILTVKDVSFSFGEKAVLNNVSLEVQKGEIVSILGPSGVGKSTLFNLIAGILPIQKGAIEVDNAPISFGKVSYMLQKDLLLEHKTVLGNIILPLQLKKIPKEEATSTALKLLDEFKLGSIANLYPNALSGGMRQRVALLRTYLLGHSVFLLDEAFSALDELTRQDLYHWYLESKERLGLTTLVITHSIEEALTLSDRVYILNHNPGEIIADLPLKWDPATDRDWQQLQYKKRIIELLAEFH, encoded by the coding sequence GTGACTGATATTTTAACCGTAAAAGATGTAAGTTTCTCTTTTGGAGAAAAAGCAGTTTTAAATAATGTATCACTAGAAGTGCAAAAAGGAGAAATCGTCTCTATTCTAGGTCCGAGTGGGGTAGGGAAATCAACCTTGTTTAATTTAATTGCTGGGATCCTTCCCATACAAAAGGGCGCAATAGAAGTAGATAATGCCCCGATCTCCTTTGGGAAAGTCAGCTATATGCTACAAAAAGATCTTTTGTTGGAACATAAGACAGTATTGGGAAATATTATTCTTCCCCTTCAATTAAAAAAGATTCCTAAGGAAGAGGCGACATCTACAGCTCTAAAATTGTTAGATGAATTTAAATTAGGAAGTATCGCCAACCTTTATCCCAATGCGCTGAGTGGGGGGATGCGGCAACGGGTGGCGCTATTGAGAACCTATCTTCTGGGTCATTCTGTCTTCCTATTAGATGAAGCTTTTAGTGCCTTAGATGAATTGACAAGGCAGGATCTTTATCACTGGTATCTAGAAAGTAAGGAACGTCTTGGTCTCACCACTCTAGTGATCACTCATAGTATCGAAGAAGCTTTGACATTGAGTGACCGGGTCTATATCTTGAATCATAATCCCGGTGAAATTATTGCAGATCTTCCTTTAAAATGGGATCCAGCAACGGATAGGGACTGGCAACAATTGCAATATAAAAAACGAATCATAGAATTGTTAGCTGAATTTCATTGA
- a CDS encoding ABC transporter substrate-binding protein yields the protein MKKSIGLFFSIILGFVFLSACQNSVKQSSSDLKKIDFILDWTPNTNHTGLYVAKEKGYFKDAGLDVDIKLPPEDSSSDLIINGKAPFGIYFQDSMAKKLDKGAGITAVAAIVEHNTSGIISRKDAAITSPKDLVGKRYGTWNDPIELEMIKSMMKKEGADFNQVKLVPNSDSNSITPIENKVFDAAWIYHGWDGILAEQKGMKTNFFYMKDFVPAFDYYSPVIIANNDYLKSHKEEAKKFIQAVKKGYQYAIEHPEEAADILIKQAPALANQRDFVLASQKYLSSQYASDKDKWGQFDPKRWNAFYAWAKEQGLVSNDLEDKGFTNELVGD from the coding sequence ATGAAAAAGTCAATAGGTTTATTTTTCTCAATAATATTGGGATTTGTTTTCTTGAGTGCTTGTCAAAATTCTGTCAAGCAATCGTCAAGCGATTTGAAAAAGATTGATTTTATTCTAGATTGGACCCCGAATACCAATCATACGGGTCTCTATGTAGCTAAGGAAAAAGGGTACTTTAAAGATGCAGGACTGGATGTAGATATAAAACTTCCTCCAGAAGACAGTAGTTCTGATTTGATTATCAATGGGAAAGCTCCATTTGGTATTTATTTCCAAGATTCTATGGCCAAGAAATTAGATAAAGGTGCGGGTATTACCGCTGTTGCAGCTATCGTCGAACACAATACGTCAGGGATTATTTCAAGAAAAGATGCAGCGATCACAAGTCCAAAAGATTTGGTTGGTAAGCGGTATGGCACCTGGAATGATCCGATTGAGTTGGAAATGATCAAATCGATGATGAAAAAAGAAGGGGCTGATTTTAATCAAGTAAAATTGGTTCCAAATAGTGATTCAAATTCCATTACTCCGATTGAAAATAAGGTCTTTGATGCTGCTTGGATTTATCACGGTTGGGATGGAATTTTGGCTGAGCAAAAGGGAATGAAGACCAATTTCTTCTATATGAAAGATTTTGTTCCTGCATTTGACTACTATTCGCCTGTTATTATTGCTAACAATGACTATTTGAAGTCTCATAAAGAGGAAGCAAAAAAATTCATTCAAGCGGTGAAAAAAGGCTACCAATATGCTATAGAGCATCCAGAAGAAGCAGCGGATATCTTGATTAAACAGGCCCCTGCCTTAGCTAACCAGCGTGATTTTGTACTCGCTTCCCAAAAATATCTTTCTAGTCAATATGCTTCAGACAAGGACAAGTGGGGGCAGTTTGATCCTAAGCGGTGGAATGCTTTTTATGCTTGGGCAAAAGAGCAAGGATTGGTTTCAAATGACTTAGAAGACAAAGGTTTCACAAATGAATTGGTAGGTGACTGA
- a CDS encoding ABC transporter permease: MSLVKRYSKQLIGFAGFSSLLVLWQLAGFLNILPKFVLPTPLEIGNAFVRDRALLIHHSLSTLQVALIGLVIGVLLAAGFAILMDSFQWVNDLVYPFMVVIQTIPTIALAPILVLWFGYGMLPKLVLIIITVVFPIVVSLLDGFRHCDQDILRLFQIMQANRFQTLVHYKIPAALPYFFAGLRVSVSYAFISTVVSEWLGGFDGLGVYMIQSKKLFQYDTMFAIIVLISAISLLGMFLVDQLERTILKWKKD; this comes from the coding sequence ATGTCTCTTGTAAAAAGATATTCAAAACAGTTGATAGGATTTGCAGGTTTTAGCAGCCTTCTTGTCTTATGGCAGCTAGCAGGATTTTTAAATATCCTCCCCAAATTTGTATTACCAACGCCACTTGAAATTGGGAATGCCTTTGTACGAGATCGAGCTCTCCTGATTCATCACAGTTTGTCTACCCTTCAAGTGGCCTTGATCGGACTTGTTATAGGGGTTCTTCTTGCTGCTGGCTTTGCGATTCTCATGGATAGTTTTCAATGGGTGAATGATCTGGTCTATCCTTTTATGGTTGTTATTCAAACCATTCCGACGATTGCCTTGGCCCCCATCCTGGTTCTTTGGTTTGGTTATGGTATGCTTCCAAAACTAGTTTTGATCATTATTACGGTGGTATTTCCCATCGTAGTCAGTCTGTTAGATGGTTTTCGGCATTGCGATCAAGATATTCTGAGATTGTTTCAGATTATGCAAGCCAATCGCTTTCAGACCTTAGTTCATTATAAAATTCCTGCAGCGCTTCCTTATTTTTTTGCAGGTTTACGTGTGAGCGTTTCCTATGCTTTTATCAGTACGGTAGTTTCAGAATGGTTAGGAGGTTTTGATGGATTGGGGGTCTATATGATCCAATCGAAGAAGTTATTTCAGTATGATACGATGTTTGCGATCATTGTATTGATTTCTGCTATTAGTTTACTCGGTATGTTTCTCGTTGACCAATTAGAACGAACCATTCTGAAATGGAAAAAGGATTGA
- a CDS encoding Veg family protein gives MSDAFTDVAKMKKIKEEIKAHEGQVVEMTLENGRKRQKNKFGRLIEVYPSLFIIEYTNDNSLPGEPANTYVESYTYSDILTEKNLIRYLD, from the coding sequence ATGAGTGATGCATTTACAGATGTTGCAAAAATGAAAAAAATTAAAGAAGAAATCAAGGCCCATGAAGGACAAGTGGTTGAAATGACGCTTGAAAATGGACGGAAACGTCAAAAAAATAAATTTGGACGCTTGATTGAGGTCTATCCTTCTTTATTTATTATCGAGTATACGAACGACAATAGCTTACCAGGTGAACCGGCCAATACCTACGTGGAGTCTTACACCTATTCAGATATTTTGACAGAGAAGAATTTAATTCGTTATTTGGATTAA
- the dnaB gene encoding replicative DNA helicase: MAEIEELRTQPQDIQAEQSVLGAIFIDEGKLVFVREYIEPGDFFKYSHRLIFKAMIDLADRGDAIDATTVRNILDSQGDLQNIGGLSYLVEVINSVPTSANAEYYAKIVAEKAVLRRLISRLTESINQAYDGASPSDEIIAGAEKALIDVSENANRSGFKNIRDILNINFGSLEARSLQTSDITGIATGYRDLDHMTTGLHEEELIILAARPAVGKTAFALNIAQNIGTKLDKTVAIFSLEMGAESLVDRMLAAEGLIESHSIRTGQLTDEEWRKYAIAQGNLANASIYIDDTPGIRITEIRSRARKLAQETGNLGLILIDYLQLITGTGRENRQQEVSEISRQLKILAKELKVPVIALSQLSRGVEQRQDKRPVLSDIRESGSIEQDADIVAFLYRDDYYDRAGEEEEDGMPNNTVEVIIEKNRSGARGTVELIFQKEYNKFSSISKREDQ; the protein is encoded by the coding sequence ATGGCTGAGATAGAGGAATTACGAACACAACCTCAAGATATCCAAGCAGAGCAATCAGTGTTGGGAGCCATCTTTATTGATGAGGGGAAATTGGTCTTTGTTCGTGAATATATCGAGCCTGGCGATTTCTTTAAGTACTCGCACCGTTTGATTTTTAAAGCCATGATCGATCTAGCTGACCGCGGGGATGCGATTGATGCGACGACTGTTCGAAATATTTTAGATAGTCAGGGGGATCTCCAAAATATTGGCGGTCTCTCCTATTTGGTAGAAGTCATTAATTCGGTACCAACTTCAGCTAACGCAGAGTATTACGCGAAGATTGTTGCCGAAAAAGCTGTCTTACGTCGGTTGATCTCTCGATTAACGGAAAGTATTAATCAAGCTTATGATGGTGCAAGTCCTTCAGATGAAATCATTGCGGGTGCTGAAAAAGCTCTGATTGATGTTAGTGAAAACGCAAATCGTAGTGGATTTAAAAATATTCGAGACATCTTGAATATAAATTTTGGTAGCTTAGAAGCCCGCTCGCTTCAAACCTCTGATATTACGGGTATTGCGACAGGCTATCGCGATTTGGACCATATGACGACGGGGCTACATGAGGAAGAGTTGATTATTTTAGCGGCTCGTCCTGCAGTAGGGAAAACAGCCTTTGCTCTCAATATTGCTCAAAATATCGGTACAAAGTTGGATAAGACAGTGGCTATTTTCTCATTAGAAATGGGTGCTGAAAGTTTGGTTGACCGGATGTTAGCAGCTGAAGGCTTGATTGAATCCCATTCGATTCGTACAGGTCAATTGACGGATGAAGAGTGGCGAAAATATGCCATTGCTCAAGGGAATTTGGCCAATGCGAGTATTTACATCGATGATACTCCAGGAATTCGGATCACTGAGATTCGTTCGAGAGCAAGAAAATTAGCGCAGGAAACAGGGAATCTTGGTCTTATTCTGATTGACTACCTGCAGCTGATTACAGGGACTGGAAGAGAAAACCGTCAACAGGAAGTTTCAGAAATTTCTCGTCAGTTAAAGATTTTGGCTAAGGAACTAAAAGTTCCCGTTATTGCTTTGAGTCAGCTATCACGTGGTGTGGAACAGCGCCAAGACAAACGTCCTGTTCTTTCTGATATTCGTGAATCTGGATCGATTGAGCAGGATGCGGATATTGTTGCTTTCTTGTACCGTGATGATTATTATGATCGAGCTGGTGAAGAGGAAGAAGATGGAATGCCCAATAATACGGTTGAAGTGATTATCGAGAAAAACCGTTCAGGTGCGCGTGGGACAGTCGAATTAATATTCCAAAAGGAATACAATAAATTCTCAAGCATTTCAAAGAGAGAGGATCAATAA
- the rplI gene encoding 50S ribosomal protein L9 — protein MKVIFLADVKGKGKKGEIKEVPTGYAQNFLIKKNLAKEANAQAIGELRGKQKSEEKAHAELLAEAQKIKAKLEEEATVVQFTEKIGPDGRTFGSITNKKIAEELEKQFGIKIDKRHIQVSSPIRSTGLIDVPVKIYQDVTGVINIRVNEG, from the coding sequence ATGAAAGTTATTTTCTTAGCGGATGTAAAAGGTAAAGGTAAAAAAGGCGAAATTAAAGAAGTGCCTACTGGTTATGCACAAAACTTTTTGATCAAGAAAAATCTTGCGAAAGAAGCCAATGCCCAAGCAATCGGTGAACTTCGTGGAAAGCAAAAGTCAGAAGAAAAAGCGCATGCTGAATTATTAGCGGAAGCGCAAAAGATTAAAGCAAAATTAGAAGAAGAAGCAACTGTTGTTCAATTCACGGAAAAAATTGGGCCAGATGGCCGTACTTTCGGCTCTATTACCAATAAAAAGATTGCAGAAGAGCTTGAGAAACAATTTGGCATTAAAATTGATAAACGTCATATCCAAGTTTCCTCTCCAATTCGTTCAACAGGTTTGATTGACGTCCCTGTAAAAATTTATCAAGATGTTACAGGTGTGATTAATATTCGTGTAAACGAAGGGTAA
- a CDS encoding GGDEF domain-containing protein has product MKKFRLSFIHYVLIGFISFAILAIFLRIFGKGYVTLIAIFLVLAGLIALFEYQLQISELDELEQIQYVNHQAESGLASLLDKMPVGVIKINEETNEVEWFNPYAELIFSTDDGDFDVESLKKLLNTLFEDKGHYVTVADKKYSVYFDQTSSVVYFFDVSSEYEATVGLVTTRPVIGIISVDNYDDLEDVISDSDISNINSFIANFVEEFTAHYHMFYRRVGMDRFYLFTDYTVLEQLMESKFSVIDQFREEAKNRELPITLSMGFSYGDGEHDEIGKVALLNLNLAEVRGGDQAVVKENDEQKNPIFFGGGTASAVKRTRTRTRAMMTAISDKIKSVDQVFIVGHRNLDMDALGASVGMQFFSSNILASSYVVYDPHAMASDISRAIAKLEEEQVTKILPLEEAMQMVTDRSLLIMVDHSKTALTLSKEFYQEFQQIIVIDHHRRDDDFPENVLITYIESGASSASELVSELIQFQKSKKNRLTKIQASVLMAGIMLDTKNFSTRVTSRTFDVASYLRSRGSDSVAIQEISAIQFDEYREVNELILTGEKILPHIIVACANTTKAYDSVTISKAADSMLAMSEVEATFVIACNQSGTVSISARSRSKVNVQRIMEQLGGGGHFNSAASQIEGQDLMSIRQQLIETIENEVTIEKENVE; this is encoded by the coding sequence ATGAAAAAATTTCGTTTATCGTTCATCCATTATGTGTTAATTGGTTTTATTTCATTTGCAATTTTAGCAATTTTTTTAAGAATCTTTGGCAAAGGCTATGTAACTCTCATTGCAATTTTTTTAGTCTTAGCTGGATTGATTGCTTTATTTGAATACCAGTTACAAATTTCAGAGTTAGATGAATTAGAACAAATACAATACGTTAACCATCAGGCAGAAAGCGGATTAGCATCCCTCCTTGATAAAATGCCTGTTGGAGTTATCAAAATTAATGAAGAGACAAATGAAGTAGAGTGGTTCAACCCTTATGCTGAATTGATTTTTTCAACAGATGATGGGGACTTTGATGTTGAATCCTTGAAAAAGTTACTCAATACTCTGTTTGAGGATAAAGGTCATTATGTCACTGTAGCCGATAAGAAATATTCTGTTTACTTTGATCAGACGTCTAGTGTTGTTTACTTTTTTGATGTTTCAAGTGAGTATGAAGCAACTGTGGGATTGGTGACAACTCGTCCCGTTATCGGTATTATTTCTGTTGATAACTATGATGATCTAGAAGATGTCATTTCAGACTCTGATATTAGCAATATCAATAGTTTTATTGCCAACTTTGTAGAAGAGTTTACAGCTCATTACCATATGTTTTACAGACGTGTGGGGATGGATCGTTTCTATTTATTTACAGACTACACGGTCTTAGAACAGTTGATGGAATCAAAATTTTCTGTCATCGATCAATTCCGTGAAGAAGCTAAAAATCGTGAGCTACCTATTACCTTAAGTATGGGATTCTCGTATGGTGACGGGGAGCATGATGAGATTGGTAAAGTGGCTCTCTTGAACCTAAACCTTGCGGAAGTTCGTGGTGGGGATCAAGCAGTAGTCAAAGAAAACGATGAACAGAAAAACCCTATTTTCTTTGGTGGGGGAACAGCTTCTGCTGTGAAGCGGACGCGGACTCGCACACGCGCTATGATGACAGCTATTTCGGATAAGATTAAATCCGTTGATCAAGTTTTCATTGTTGGGCATAGAAACTTGGATATGGACGCTTTAGGAGCGTCTGTGGGAATGCAGTTTTTCTCTAGCAATATTTTGGCTTCCTCTTATGTGGTCTATGACCCGCATGCAATGGCTAGTGATATTTCAAGAGCAATTGCGAAACTAGAAGAAGAGCAGGTAACGAAAATCCTTCCCCTAGAGGAAGCCATGCAAATGGTGACGGATCGCTCTTTGTTAATTATGGTTGACCATTCTAAGACAGCCTTGACCCTTTCTAAAGAATTTTATCAGGAATTCCAACAGATTATTGTCATTGACCATCATCGTCGGGATGATGATTTCCCTGAAAATGTTCTGATCACCTATATTGAAAGTGGAGCAAGTAGTGCGAGCGAATTGGTTAGTGAACTTATTCAGTTCCAGAAGTCGAAGAAAAATCGGTTAACGAAGATTCAAGCTAGTGTCTTGATGGCTGGAATTATGCTGGATACTAAGAACTTCTCCACACGTGTTACAAGTCGGACCTTTGATGTGGCGAGTTACCTTCGCTCAAGAGGTAGTGATAGTGTAGCCATCCAGGAGATCTCTGCTATTCAGTTTGACGAGTACCGCGAAGTGAACGAACTGATCTTGACTGGTGAAAAGATTTTGCCACATATCATCGTAGCTTGTGCCAATACGACTAAAGCCTATGATTCAGTAACTATTAGTAAAGCAGCTGATAGTATGCTGGCCATGTCTGAGGTGGAAGCAACCTTTGTCATCGCTTGTAATCAAAGTGGGACTGTCTCGATTTCTGCACGAAGTCGAAGCAAAGTCAATGTACAGCGTATCATGGAACAGCTTGGCGGAGGAGGTCATTTCAATTCGGCGGCTTCTCAAATTGAGGGTCAAGATTTGATGAGTATTCGTCAACAATTGATTGAGACTATTGAAAACGAAGTAACTATTGAAAAGGAGAATGTAGAATGA
- the mnmG gene encoding tRNA uridine-5-carboxymethylaminomethyl(34) synthesis enzyme MnmG has translation MTYNFIEEYDIIVIGAGHAGVEASLAASRMGCKVLLATINIEMLAFMPCNPSIGGSAKGIVVREVDALGGEMAKNIDKTYIQMKMLNTGKGPAVRALRAQADKELYSKEMRKTVENQENLTLRQTMIDEILVENGKVVGVRTATHQEYGAKAVIVTTGTALRGEIIIGDLKYSSGPNHSLASINLADNLKQLGLEIGRFKTGTPPRVKASSINYDETEIQPGDEAPNHFSYTSRDEDYVKDQVPCWLTYTNGHSHEIIQNNLHRAPMFTGVVKGVGPRYCPSIEDKIVRFADKERHQLFLEPEGRNTEEVYVQGLSTSLPEDVQRDLVHSIKGLEKAEMMRTGYAIEYDMVLPHQLRATLETKKISGLFTAGQTNGTSGYEEAAGQGIIAGINAALKIQGKPELILKRSDGYIGVMIDDLVTKGTIEPYRLLTSRAEYRLILRHDNADMRLTEMGRAIGLVDDERWQRFETKKYQFENEMKRLDSIKLKPVKETNEKVAAMGFKPLTDAVTAKEFLRRPEVSYQDVVEFIGPAAEELDDKIIELIETEIKYEGYISKAMDQVEKMKRMEEKRIPANIDWDDIDSIATEARQKFKLINPETIGQASRISGVNPADISILMVYLEGKSRSISKNKANH, from the coding sequence ATGACTTATAATTTTATTGAAGAATACGATATCATTGTAATTGGTGCGGGGCATGCGGGAGTAGAAGCCTCCCTAGCTGCTAGCCGTATGGGTTGTAAGGTCTTACTTGCGACTATTAACATTGAAATGCTGGCTTTTATGCCTTGTAATCCCTCTATTGGTGGTTCTGCTAAGGGGATTGTCGTGCGTGAAGTCGATGCCCTCGGTGGAGAAATGGCCAAGAATATCGACAAGACCTACATCCAAATGAAAATGCTCAATACCGGTAAAGGTCCTGCGGTTCGTGCACTTCGGGCTCAAGCAGACAAAGAACTTTACTCAAAAGAAATGCGGAAAACGGTTGAAAATCAAGAAAATTTAACTCTTCGTCAAACTATGATTGATGAGATTTTGGTGGAGAATGGTAAGGTTGTTGGTGTAAGGACTGCAACTCACCAAGAATATGGAGCAAAGGCTGTTATTGTCACTACTGGGACAGCTTTACGCGGAGAAATTATCATTGGAGATCTCAAGTATTCGTCAGGACCTAATCATAGTCTAGCTTCTATCAATTTGGCCGATAATCTCAAACAGCTAGGATTAGAAATTGGACGTTTCAAAACAGGGACGCCACCTCGTGTAAAGGCGTCGTCAATTAATTATGACGAAACGGAAATTCAACCCGGAGATGAAGCTCCAAATCATTTTTCTTATACATCGCGTGATGAAGATTATGTAAAGGATCAGGTTCCTTGTTGGTTGACTTACACAAATGGGCATAGCCATGAAATTATCCAGAATAATTTACACCGGGCACCTATGTTTACAGGGGTTGTAAAGGGAGTAGGTCCTCGCTATTGTCCATCCATTGAGGATAAAATTGTCCGTTTTGCTGACAAAGAGCGTCATCAACTATTCTTAGAACCTGAGGGACGAAACACAGAAGAAGTCTATGTTCAAGGGCTGTCAACGAGTTTACCGGAGGATGTTCAGCGGGATCTCGTTCATTCTATTAAGGGACTTGAGAAGGCAGAAATGATGCGAACGGGTTATGCGATTGAGTATGATATGGTTTTGCCTCATCAATTGCGCGCAACTTTGGAAACCAAGAAAATTTCAGGTCTCTTTACAGCTGGCCAAACCAACGGAACGTCTGGTTATGAGGAGGCCGCTGGTCAAGGGATTATTGCAGGGATCAATGCTGCTCTAAAAATCCAGGGAAAACCAGAACTCATTTTGAAACGTAGTGATGGCTATATTGGGGTTATGATCGATGACTTGGTAACAAAGGGAACGATCGAACCGTATCGTTTATTAACAAGTCGTGCAGAATACCGTTTGATTTTGCGTCATGATAATGCCGATATGCGCTTGACAGAAATGGGACGAGCAATTGGATTGGTAGATGATGAACGTTGGCAACGTTTCGAAACCAAGAAGTATCAGTTTGAAAACGAGATGAAGCGTTTGGATAGCATTAAGTTAAAGCCTGTAAAGGAAACCAATGAGAAGGTCGCTGCAATGGGCTTTAAACCATTGACAGATGCTGTCACTGCTAAAGAATTCTTGAGACGACCAGAAGTCTCTTACCAAGATGTGGTAGAATTTATCGGTCCTGCAGCTGAAGAACTGGATGATAAAATCATTGAATTGATTGAAACTGAAATTAAATACGAAGGTTATATTTCAAAAGCAATGGACCAAGTTGAAAAAATGAAGCGTATGGAAGAAAAACGAATCCCTGCGAATATTGACTGGGATGATATTGACTCTATTGCAACCGAAGCGCGTCAAAAATTTAAATTAATTAATCCAGAAACGATTGGTCAAGCAAGTCGTATCTCAGGTGTCAATCCAGCGGATATCTCTATTTTAATGGTTTACTTGGAAGGTAAATCTCGGAGCATCTCCAAAAACAAAGCAAACCACTAA
- a CDS encoding NUDIX hydrolase — translation MRQQDFRTKIGSTVFGVRATALIVKDNRLFVIEDEDGCYTIGGAIQVNETTEDAVVREVKEELGVTSTVGPLAFVVENHFEQAGIHYHNIEFHYLVDLLEDAPLVMQEDTKRLPCRWIALDDLHTVDMKPAFLKSALPEWDGKLRHIHLEK, via the coding sequence ATGAGGCAACAGGATTTTCGGACGAAAATAGGTTCTACTGTTTTTGGCGTGAGAGCGACTGCTTTGATTGTAAAAGATAATCGCTTGTTCGTCATAGAAGATGAGGACGGCTGTTATACAATCGGAGGTGCTATTCAAGTCAATGAAACTACAGAGGATGCGGTAGTTCGTGAAGTCAAAGAGGAACTTGGTGTTACATCTACAGTAGGTCCGTTAGCTTTCGTGGTTGAAAATCACTTTGAACAAGCTGGAATCCACTATCATAACATTGAATTTCATTATTTGGTGGACTTGCTAGAAGATGCACCTTTGGTCATGCAGGAAGATACAAAGCGATTACCTTGCCGTTGGATTGCTTTAGATGATTTACACACTGTTGACATGAAACCGGCCTTTTTAAAATCAGCCCTACCAGAATGGGACGGAAAATTACGACACATCCATCTTGAGAAATAG
- a CDS encoding SseB family protein, producing the protein MFQFFKKKIENTKTISDYKKQYLREKTTESIEALFKELKQSKVWVPFNASLMDGSDEQEGVRLKPDILRKGDDYFYPCFLTEQDIPKDYYDRFSWLQIPFTDCLFTAERIGKFPVRGIVLDAFSDPVEIDKGVFEAIRQS; encoded by the coding sequence GTGTTTCAGTTCTTTAAGAAAAAAATAGAGAACACAAAGACTATCTCTGACTATAAGAAACAGTATTTGAGGGAGAAAACGACGGAGTCAATTGAAGCTTTGTTCAAGGAATTGAAGCAATCTAAAGTTTGGGTTCCCTTTAATGCCTCTTTAATGGATGGGAGTGACGAACAAGAAGGTGTTCGTCTAAAACCGGATATTCTACGAAAGGGAGACGACTACTTTTATCCTTGTTTCTTGACGGAACAGGATATTCCTAAAGATTATTACGATCGTTTTTCTTGGCTGCAAATACCTTTTACGGACTGTTTATTTACTGCAGAAAGGATAGGAAAGTTTCCAGTGAGAGGGATTGTTCTAGATGCATTCTCTGATCCAGTTGAGATTGACAAAGGAGTTTTTGAAGCAATCCGTCAATCTTAG